The Triticum aestivum cultivar Chinese Spring chromosome 4B, IWGSC CS RefSeq v2.1, whole genome shotgun sequence sequence ACAGCGAAGGAGGCAGTTTCTCGTGCGTGGGCTGGTCCAACCGCAGTCTCGACTCAGCGAAGGCACAACCTTTTGAGGAAAACCCTATTCGCCGCTCGCTGCAGCGAAGGGGAGCTCCTATACGCCGCACTTTGCGTCGCTTCGCACAGGATACCTGTGAGTGGGCCGGCCCAAATAAGAAAAATAACGAGCCACAGAGGGAATCGAACTCTAGACAAAATAAGAAAAACATAACGAGCCACAAAGGGAATCGAACTCTAGACCTCGCGGTAATGAAGTGCTCCCAATAGCCGTGTGAGCAAATAATCCTAAGTGACTAATTTGCAGCGCTAATCTCTAAGAACTAGCCATTTTGCCAGAATTCAACACCTTTGATTTTATTCGAACATATCTTGGTATTTCTAAAAGATGTTGAATTCTGGCAATATGTTTCAAAGATATGTTCGAATAAAATCGTGAACAAATGTTTcaaagttccaacattttttgaacatcgtgaacaatttttgaaattcaatATTGTTTAGAAAAAGAACATTTTCGAAATTGCTCACATTATTCAAATCCCGAACATATTTTCCAATTGTGAACACTTTTTTGAACatgcgaacatttttttaacaatGTGAACAAAATTTCAATTTTCCTTTTTGTAAAAgcgaacaattttttttaaatgatcATTTCTTGAAAATTTGGAAACCCCTTCAGCAATTTTggaacgtgaacattttttgaaattctcaAACGATTTTTCAtctgtgaacaaaatttgaaaaacaggaacattttttgggATTCAAAAACTTTAAAACCACCAATATTTTTAGAAAACacctgaacatattttgaatttgtgaacaaatttcagAAAAAAGTGAAcatcgcgaacattttttgaacattgcaaacaaattttgaaattctatATTCTTTAGAAAACgaacatttttatattttttttacatttttcgaaTTCAAATCATATTTTCCAATTGTGAACACTTTTTTGAACATGGGAACATTTATTTAACaatgtgaacatattttgaattttcgtttttttatgaaagcaaacaaattttgaaaaaagtgaTCATTTCTTGAAAATTTGAATACCCATTGAACAATATTGaaacctgaacattttttgaaatgatcaaacaatttttaatacatgaacaaaatttgaaaaacaggaaCGTTTTATGAGAttcaaattctgaacatttttgggATTTATCAACAAACAGTAAAACACAACGATTTTTTTAAGAAAATAATAAATTGAAGAAAACAATAGAATTGAAAATGAtaaaaaaaggaaagtgaaaaaacaaaatagaaataaaagaaaaataaacagaaaagtgaaaaggagagaaaagaaaaaatacaGAAAAAGCGAAAAAAAacagaacaagaaataaaaacCCGGATTAGGAACCTTCTAAAAgtttcccaaaaccagaaaaaaccggctgggcacctctagaaggttcccaaaagcgGGCGCTTTGAAACggttaaatgggctggcccagctggaACGTTCCCTCGATCTCCCCGTGCGAAACCTCGACAATTTCCCGCACCGTGCGGCGAATAGGAAATTCCGCAGCGAAGTGTCGGGGATTCGCACAGGGCAAGCATGCTTGGGACAGGAGATGGGCCAGCCCAGTTCGAGCGTTACACGGTACGCCCAAATATGAACCCAGTTTTTTCCTGTGTATTCTGTTTTttccgttcttcttcttctttttctgtttctctttttctttttcctttgttttatagttttcctttttcttttttcttcttcttttcgcttttagttatttctttttcttttttctgtttgttttctttcgttggtttattatttctttttcctttccttttcttcttttgttATCAAAAGAATTTcaaaatattcaaattttgttcatgtttccaTAAAATGTTGAGGTTTCAAAAGAAGTTCTCAAGATTCAAACATTGTTCTCGTTACACAAATAGTTGAAAGTTTTGAAATGCAGAAATGTACAGGATTTTAATTTTTTGTTCCCATTTTCATAAATGTTCGCGCTTCCGAATTTGctcgggatttttcaaaattgttctccgtTTTAAAATTAGTTCTCAAGATTAAAAAATGtccgtgctttaaaaaattgttcgcgctcCCAAATTTgtcctccgtttcaaaaaaaattctcaagattaaaaaaatgttcatgcttccaaatttgttctccgtttcagaaaatgtttgaaactcttcaaaaaatgtttGTCATTTAAAAAAACATGTTTGCAAATTTGTTCTTGTTTCTCGAAAATCTTCTGAAATTTTAAAAACTGCGTGTAATTCTAATGATTTTTATGTAATTCAAAAACTATTTTGAAATCTGAAATTTTCcaaaaaattgttcgtgttttctAAAATGTGTGCAACAATTGAAAAATCTGTACGCTACAGCAAATATGATCCTGCAAATCTGTATGTTATACTATCACAGTATATTAAAAGTGATGCGCACAGGAAAATACCATGAACTCCCAGTTGGTGTGGTGGCTAGCATCTCGCGTAATCAATTTTTCTGGCGTGAGTTCGATCCCtatacatgggccggcccagtcggagcACAGCTGTGCGGGCGGCCGACTGTTTGCCGCAAGGAGCGGCACATAGGGACTCCTTTTGACACTAACGGGTAAATCCTATTCGGCGCCCGTTGCGCCGGTTAAAAAGGCAACGCGCAAACGGGCGCATACCCCCCACCACTTCAGTCGATGCTGCATGGGCCAGCTCAATTGTCGTTTTTTCTGTTTAAAAAAATGATGCAGGAACATAGGGACTCCTTTTGACACTAACGGGTAAATCCTATTCGGCGCCCGTTGCGCCGGTTAAAAAGGCAACGCGCAAACGGGCGCATACCCCCCACCACTTCAGTCGATGCTGCATGGGCCAGCCCAATTTTCGTTTTTTCTGTTtaaaaaaatgatgcaggtgacaAGAATCGAACCTGCAACATCATCCTTCGGAAACAACCGAGGTCACCACTACGCCAACTAATTAATAGTGCCTAAATACTTCTTTTCCACTTTATATTCTCGTGTTAAGTTCGTGGCAAGCCACCAGTTTCAAGAAGCTTCCCAGccggattttttttcattttttgataCGTTTTTTTCCTGGACCGGATTTGTTTGCATTTCCCCCCTTTTTACTGTTTCTTTTTTTCAAAATGCGCAAACTTTTTTCAATACTGATgaattttcaaaatcaatgaacttttttcaaaactgatgaactctttttcaaaattgtgaactttttcttcaatctttttcaaaatcgatgaactttttaagatttgatgaacttttttcaaaaccaataatctctttttcaaaattttgaatttttatttcaatctttttcaaaattgatgaactttttcagatttgatgaacttttttcaaaaatgatgaacaattttttcaaaaccgatgaactctttttcaaatctgtcatttttttcttcaaaattgatgaacttctttTTCAGATTCGATGAATTTTTTCCAATATCGATGAACTTTACTCAAAacaaatgaacttttttcaatatcGATGAACTTTCTTCAAAGTCGCCGAACTTTTTTGAAAATAGAGGAACTTTtgtgaaaatttatgaacttttgtgaaaatttatgaactttatTTCAAATTTCATTATTTTTCCCTATTTTTTAAACTTCTTTTCCATGCCGGTGAAATTTTATTTAAATCTATGGTTTTGTGTTTCAAATTTACGCTTTCTTTTTTCAAAATGATTTATCTAGTACAAATATGTGTTAATGTTGTATTGATAGAACTATTAAATATCTATATTTTGTGATTTCAGGCAACTAAGTGTTCTTTTTTTtgggaaaaactttcaatctattcatcttcaatcatggcagtacaacgaataccagaaataaaaattacacccaaaatcgtagaccacctagcaatgACTACCAGCACCGaagtgagccgaaggcgcgccgccgtcatcggccctccatcgccggagccgggcacaacttgttgtagtagacagtcgggaagtcgtcgtgctaaggccccgtaggactagcaccccagaacagcaaccgccgccaatgaaaaataacgtagatcggaaggatctaaACCGAAGGCACACGAACGTAggcgaacaacgacgagatccgagcaaatccaccaaagatagatctgccggagacacacctccacacgcccaccaacgatgctagacgcaccgccggaacgggggctaggcggggagacctttattccgtcttcagggagccgccgccgtctcgccttcctgagtaggacacaaaccctaacaagattaaaaaaagactaaaaacggagccctcccgccggcccttgccaggatccaccgcgcctccatggccctagggccaccggagacgaggcggacctacaccggcgccggcgagaggcacgaaccctaactttctttcttgaAGGAGGAGGAGCCCTATGCAACGCACGTCGGTcttaccccaacaattctacctaAGGCAACTAAGTGTTCTTGGTCTAGTGGTTATTGCGATGGAGCGTTTGGCTGACGACATTGGAGATTTTGGTTCGAATCCTAGGTCTCCCTTATTTTGACGCTGATGAATATTTTTTCTTCGCGTCTGTTTTTTGAGgacgttgctgggccggcccactaggcgTCAGGCGCGAGCGCCAGAATCGCTCAGCGGCGCTGAAAGCGCCGATTAGGAGCTCTCCTACTAATTATCGTCAAATAGGATCTGCCTGTCTCGCTTATAACGAGACGTAGGAAGCCTCGAGcacgagatgggccggcccaggtttGCTGGAGGCCACAACTTCATTTATTTGTTTCTTTTGTTTTCCGccttttatttacttttgctcataTGTCCAAATATTCTAATTAAAATATATTTCGAACAaattaaataaaatatttaaaaaatactAACCAAGCATTTAAGAAATGTTAAACGTGTCTAGAGAAAAAGTTTCTCAAGTATATTAAAAAATAAAATGTGTATGCAAAAAATAGGTCATGTATTAAAAAGTGTTAATCAGGCATTTAAAAAAACTtttaacaagtatttgaaaaatggtaatcaagcatttaaaaatgttaaatgtgtatagaacaAATGTTGTCCATGTTATTAAAAAtgataatcatgtatttgaaaaatgttaatcaaacatttaaaaatgtgaaatgtgtatagaaaaatattgACCATGATATTAATAAagatgttaatcttgtatttgaaaaatgttaatccagTATTTGAATAAagattgaccatgtattcaaaaaatgttaatcttgtatctgAAAAATGTCAATCTAACATTCAGAGAATCTTAAAAATCTGTATCGAAAAAGTGTTagtcatgtattaaaaaatatttatttttcaaaaatgtattaaaaaatatttggacatgtattagaaaaatgtattAGATATATACCAAAAATGTATGACATGTATGAAAAGACATAACAAAATATAAGTTATCCAAAAAAGTTAATCAGATATTTTAAAAATGTCAAAGGTGTATATGTATATACAAAATGTTGGATGTGTACTGCCAAAAAGTTAATATATGttgaacaaaaaagaaaaatgatgaaaatCGTCAAAAAATAAACCCAGTAAAAGGCAAAAAGAAAAGCAAAGTAAACACAAACTAAAGAAGATGAAGAACTGAAAAAGGATAGAATAATGGAAATAGAGAAAGCTTAGAGAGAAACAACGAAATTCGATAAACCAAGCCATAAACAAAGAAAATTATGAAAGAAATAAGGAAAAGAAACAACATGAAAGCCAAGAAGGAGATAAGAACAAAGGAAAATAAAAACCGTTGAAATCAGAGAATGAAATGAAGAAaatcaaacaaaaaaagaaaagcgacggaaaaaaagaaaaacacagtaaaaaccgagaaagaaacaaagaaaaaaagagtGGAAAACGAAGAAAAGAAGAGtggaaaacaaagaaaagaaaaccaataaaNNNNNNNNNNNNNNNNNNNNNNNNNNNNNNNNNNNNNNNNNNNNNNNNNNNNNNNNNNNNNNNNNNNNNNNNNNNNNNNNNNNNNNNNNNNNNNNNNNNNNNNNNNNNNNNNNNNNNNNNNNNNNNNNNNNNNNNNNNNNNNNNNNNNNNNNNNNNNNNNNNNNNNNNNNNNNNNNNNNNNNNNNNNNNNNNNNNNNNNNNNNNNNNNNNNNNNNNNNNNNNNNNNNNNNNNNNNNNNNNNNNNNNNNNNNNNNNNNNNNNNNNNNNNNNNNNNNNNNNNNNNNNNNNNNNNNNNNNNNNNNNNNNNNNNNNNNNNNNNNNNNNNNNNNNNNNNNNNNNNNNNNNNNNNNNNNNNNNNNNNNNNNNNNNNNNNNNNNNNNNNNNNNNNNNNNNNNNNNNNNNNNNNNNNNNNNNNNNNNNNNNATTAAAGTTCTTCATTCCAACCATACGAAGATCTTTTTATATTGGACACGTTTTTTTATTTAAGGATTGCGTTTTCTGTCATCCCAAAATCTAATGTCAACAATTATGTGTGTATACGAAGAAATACACATGTATTCGAGAAAGTCTACATGCATTTGGgaaaaaaatgaagaaggaaaaattaaaagaaaaaaagaggcaaatGAAAAACCGTTGAAAGCTGTTAAAAACCACATatagaaacaaaaaaaatcctTCATGAAAGGTTCTAAAACCGATCTAAACCCTGCCGATGGAACCTTCCTAAAATCACTCCAGGGAACTACATTGTTGGGCCAGCCGTTTTAGCAGGGCATAAGAGGCGAGGCAGGGCTAGGCTCTGCATTAAGCGAGATATTGTGGGGCCTGGAGGTGGGTGCTCCAAGTAGTTTTTTTGTGGGTAGTGCTGGAAGTAGTTAGGCTGCACCCAACACTTCTTTTTTGAGAAATTGCGAACCAACCTGCGGTTggatgatttttttttttttgcggaaactGCGGTTGGATGATTAGTACGACACATACCAGGTTTAAGTCCTGGTGTTCccatttatttctgaatttattttaagATTTTCGGCGAAACGTGTTTAATGAGAGGAGACATTTCCGTCGACTATGAGACGACTTTCATGACTTCGTCaatcttaagatgatatgccgactcagcctctcgaaggtgctcatatgaATAAGATATGCGTGTGTGTGCACACGGATAAgtgtatatgcatatatatatgagcGTCTGTGTCTATACTATGTTAAAAAAACACTTTTGTTGAGAAATTCAGGGTCCAAACTCGAAAGGATGAAGTAACCAGTTGCCGGTTGCGGTACGAGGCAACAACGCTTTGGTTCAGATCGGATATCAGCTGCAACTAGAGGACAGACATCCAACATGCTGGACCTCTAGTCTAGATCCAGTGTAGACATTAAGGCGTGCAGCACCGGGGGGAGCACGGCACGCACGACTGGACCTCACACGCACACGGCACACGCGTATAGCATTCCAGGTTTGACAATTCACACGCCGTATCAGCGCTGATATTGTCGCTAGTGCCACGCTACGGCGCGGCTGCTCAACAAACGCCTTCGTGGCTAAGCATTTTAGGGAGCTGCCAGATCGAAGAAATCGCTGAGCGATGACGTCACCGCGTTATTCAGATGGCCAAGGTTTCTGAAGATTTATATATACTAGAAGAAcatccgtgcgttgcaacggggccacattaactttaaaagttcaatattaatattctcatatatatcaagtgacattggcaaccttttttaccatcaattcctcacacacactctctgcctccctcttcctcactctctccccctctccctctctctctctaacacacacacatccatcttattgggtacgggaccataacccatctatttcacacacacacacactagtacataacaatatggattatgtgtattatatttgccaccacaactgagaaaattaatttcatgtaaatcggccagccacagctctaagaatacgcggaggagctgacccgggtcggcgtcggcgccgtccggcacgggccacgggcccgcttccaagcgCGTCTGCGCATCGGCCACCCACGCCGTGTCCTTCAAGTGCCACTTCCACTGCACCAACTCCCAGGGTCACGACCATggccagggccagggaagccgccctaccttgcccccttcaccggccgcggccaacgcggtgccgcggcacccggcctcgccgtcctcgtcctccagcaccgtcgcgacccagtgacgcagcccaagcatcggcctcgagaatcaagaacgctcgacaacgtAGAGGGAAGGAAAggtcatatacatgtcataagaaaggaagtttatttactgctccctcgatgtattgtttcctttgtttggagattgattaccatctgtgagttaaggtaaggtttacgtgattgagcgattttttgaaaatcaattatttgttttctaattaatgtaattaagtgatttaaggtaaggttagttaatttagatttgatctttagagattgttcgtgattgattctacattactaaataacttgcgccagtatggaaagttctgatctgtttagatttctttcgttgtgtgagagggtgacgtgaaaataaaccgatgaagtgaggGGAGGGGATgaaaaaaatctacaaaaaaaaCCCAGcaaaggtgggaggaggtaccaaaaaaaaccatggaaggtgggaggagactaccaactgcttcattaggagtagaaattattagagattagagattatttgtttcctgaaaatctattatttgtttcctaaagcaaattgcattaatgagagagatttcgtggatttggctaaggtaggaaagaatctattatttgtttgctaaagcaaattgcattaatgggagagatccgttgatttggctaaggtaggaaagaatctattatttgtttgctaaagcaaattgcattaatagaagagatccgttgatttggctaaggtaggaaagaatctattatttgtttgctaaagcaaattgcattaatagaagagatccgttgatttggctaagataagaaagaatctattatttgtttcctaaagaaaattgcattaatgagagagatttgttgatttggctaaggtaggcggTTTTTGCGGTTTGTGGCGACTTAGTGTGAGGTGGGACGAGGTACAAAAAAACCATGGAAGGtgagacgaaaaaaaacctgggAGGTGGGAGTTGTCCCTGGTTAACCTACGAAATTTCGTAAATTATTTTAGGACGAAAAAAATCGTggaaggtgggactaaaaaaacctgAAAGCGACACTACCAGCTGCTTCCTTAGTAGTAGAGATGGAGTTAAAATCGCCGAAGGAAAAGAGAAAAGGGAAAAGGCCGCAGACCTCAGTCCCAGGCAAGCAAATCGTACGCCAAGCGAGACCAACGGGCGCACCCGCCGACGCCCAGGCCCCACCCACCCCGCCGGCGACATGCNNNNNNNNNNNNNNNNNNNNNNNNNNNNNNNNNNNNNNNNNNNNNNNNNNNNNNNNNNNNNNNNNNNNNNNNNNNNNNNNNNNNNNNNNNNNNNNNNNNNNNNNNNNNNNNNNNNNNNNNNNNNNNNNNNNNNNNNNNNNNNNNNNNNNNNNNNNNNNNNNNNNNNNNNNNNNNNNNNNNNNNNNNNNNNNNNNNNNNNNNNNNNNNNNNNNNNNNNNNNNNNNNNNNNNNNNNNNNNNNNNNNNNNNNNNNNNNNNNNNNNNNNNNNNNNNNNNNNNNNNNNNNNNNNNNNNNNNNNNNNNNNNNNNNNNNNNNNNNNNNNNNNNNNNNNNACTACGTCCCGGCACCCGCCCCCCGGAGCACGCGACGTACCCGAGGCTCTCGCCGGAGGACCTGgccccgccgccccctcccccgtaCCACGCCGCCGCGTCCTACTCCGCGCCGCCAGCCTCCGGCAACCCCTACGTCTCCGGCCCCGCCGCCGGCTCCGTGCCGCCTCCCAAGAGTGAGCCCCAAATCTGGCCCCTCTTGCCTCCGGTTGCCGGAAGGGTTCGCATTACCCCCTTCTCTTAATCTCACGATTTCCTGGCGCTGCCGTGTTTCCGCAGACACCATGGACTCGGTGAAGGACGTGCTGGGGAAGATGGGGAAGAGGTTCGGCGAGGCCGCCCGCAAGACGGAGAACACCGCCGGCAACttctggcagcaccgtgagattcgATTTTTAGCTctctgctctgtggctctggtttAGATCGAATTGTTAATGCTCTGTTGTTTCGTGCGTACTATGCTTTTGGACTGCACCCAGTACGGAATTTAGCAGGCTTAGCAGTGTTGCTGGTTAGCACCGTTGGATTTTGTGAGAATTATGCTGGTGGGATTGTTGGACCAGTATACCTAGATTAGTTTAGTTTATAGTTTTATTCATGTTCTACTGGATTTCGTTAGTGCTTCTGTTGGGATTTCGGTGGAATTGCATATACTGAATTAAAGCTGCTCTTCAGTTGGGAGTACTAGCCTATTGGATGTATTGTCCATGTCTGCATGTTTGAACTAGGCTGATGGTGATAGAATATGATTTCTGCTGTGCCTTTTTAGCTTTATGTGATTGGGTTGATGTGGTGCAGATGAGCATAAGAGAGACTTGGTATCAGTTGTTTGGATGCATTATGCATAGTGAATCTAAATTGTATTTAAATCTCTGTGATGAACAGTGTGCATGAATTAAGCTAGCTCTTGCACCGAAAGTGTCATCTATTCCTTATCATTCAGACACATTAGTTATCTGTCGCATTCTTGTTGTGTGcttgctttttttttttgaggatgtGTGCTTGCTTTGTTGAGTGGACTATCATAGTCTAAGCTCTCAGTATGACATCATAGAATACAGAAGCAATATTGATTGTCTTGTGACAGTATGAGATGTTAAACATATTCGTGTATGTCTTGTAACAGTGAAAACTGGACCCAGTATTGCTGATGCAGCAATGGGCAGGGTCTCCCAGATCACCAAAGTCATAGCAGAAGGTGGATATGAGAAAATCTTCCATCAAACGTTCGATGTCCTCCCTGAAGAAAAACTCAAGAAGCCATTCGCATGTTATCTCTCAACCTCTGCTGGTCCTGTTATGGGTGTGCTCTACCTGTCCAATGTCAAGTTGGCCTTTTGTAGTGATAACCCACTTGCCTACAAGGTTGGGGATAAAAATGAGTGGAGCTATTACAAGGTACTTCATGTTATTCACATATTGTCTAGGAAGTAATTAAATCTGCTCAACTAATTGTAAATGATGCTATAAATGTTATTTTTGGTATATAATAACATTGATAATTAATTTCATCTAAATCAGGAGCTGAGCTCTTTTAATTAAAAGAAAACATGCTAACTAGTAATTTGGAATAAACAAGATATCTTATTATTATTGTCATGTAATATGTTCAAACTTCAAAGTAATGCTGATGCATCGTTTAATCTGGTTCGCCTTTTGTCTATGCTTCATGGAATCGATCATGTTCATTCTTTTTGGCTTGAGCACTGTGTTCACCGATGCACACGGAACCATATTTTAGCAATGACATTTGCTGATATAAGTTTATGACTTACAAACGTTCTAGCTATAGAAGCTATTCTCTAAATTGCTTAATTGTGTAATTTAACACTGTTCTCTGTGTTGTGAACAATAGGTTGCCATCCCGCGAGCCCAGCTGAGGTCCGTTAATCCTTCGACGAGCAGAACAAACACAGCTGAGAAATACATCCAGGTGGTCTCGGTCGATAATCACGAGTTTTGGTTCATGGGCTTTGTGTACTATGACAGTGCTGTAAAGCACCTGCAGGAAGCACTCCAGGAGGCCCGTATTTTG is a genomic window containing:
- the LOC123090250 gene encoding GEM-like protein 1, with the protein product RPGTRPPEHATYPRLSPEDLAPPPPPPYHAAASYSAPPASGNPYVSGPAAGSVPPPKNTMDSVKDVLGKMGKRFGEAARKTENTAGNFWQHLKTGPSIADAAMGRVSQITKVIAEGGYEKIFHQTFDVLPEEKLKKPFACYLSTSAGPVMGVLYLSNVKLAFCSDNPLAYKVGDKNEWSYYKVAIPRAQLRSVNPSTSRTNTAEKYIQVVSVDNHEFWFMGFVYYDSAVKHLQEALQEARILQA